The following coding sequences are from one Streptomyces sp. NBC_01232 window:
- the zwf gene encoding glucose-6-phosphate dehydrogenase, which yields MTQPAQPARSADLSGLADVSESAGSASSAQPRPADHVIVIFGATGDLARRKLLPGLFHLAKAGLMPKRYRIVGSAPAAEALSDEEFRAHARQAVAEFGRSGPEGPDWQEFEAALSFGSADSNAPEPLVEAVRRAEQAVGGTPRRLFHLAVPPVAFTSMVDLLGATDLAQDARVIVEKPFGTDLESARALNAAIHAVFDESRVFRIDHFLGKEAVDNILALRFANGLFEPLWNREHISHVQIDVPEQIDIQGRAHFFEGTGTFRDMIVTHLFQLLGFVAMEPPVVLDGQSLRNEQVKVFRSMRPLDPAQVVRGQYTGYRDQPGVDPASDTETFVALRVEIDNWRWAGVPFLLRSGKALAEGRHVVTLGLREPVLGMFPLDARAAADGRGNELVIDFADPGSITARFLVKKPGPAMQLAEADMVFGYRSSFTADNSLEGYEHLLLEAMLGDQSFFTRSDGIERLWEVAAPLLEAPRPVEPYAPGSWGPDSIDALVAPHRWHLPDTR from the coding sequence ATGACCCAGCCAGCCCAGCCCGCCCGGTCCGCCGACCTCTCCGGCCTCGCCGACGTCTCCGAGTCCGCCGGGTCCGCCTCGTCGGCCCAGCCGCGCCCGGCGGACCACGTCATCGTCATCTTCGGTGCCACGGGAGACCTGGCCCGGCGCAAACTGTTGCCCGGCCTGTTCCACCTCGCCAAGGCGGGGCTGATGCCGAAGCGCTACCGCATCGTGGGTTCCGCCCCGGCGGCCGAGGCCCTGAGCGACGAGGAGTTCCGCGCCCACGCGCGGCAGGCTGTGGCGGAGTTCGGTCGCTCCGGCCCCGAGGGCCCCGACTGGCAGGAGTTCGAGGCCGCCCTGTCCTTCGGCTCGGCCGACTCGAATGCGCCGGAGCCGCTGGTGGAGGCGGTGCGCCGGGCCGAGCAGGCCGTCGGAGGCACTCCGCGACGGCTCTTCCATCTCGCCGTACCGCCCGTCGCGTTCACCTCGATGGTCGATCTGCTCGGCGCCACGGACCTCGCGCAGGACGCCCGGGTCATCGTCGAGAAGCCGTTCGGGACCGACCTCGAGTCCGCCCGCGCGCTCAACGCAGCCATCCACGCCGTCTTCGACGAGTCCCGCGTGTTCCGCATCGACCATTTCCTGGGCAAGGAGGCGGTGGACAACATCCTCGCCCTCCGGTTCGCCAACGGTCTCTTCGAACCACTCTGGAACCGCGAGCACATCAGCCATGTGCAGATCGATGTGCCCGAGCAGATCGACATCCAGGGCCGCGCGCACTTCTTCGAAGGCACCGGCACCTTCCGCGACATGATCGTCACTCACCTGTTCCAGCTGCTCGGATTCGTCGCGATGGAACCACCGGTCGTCCTCGACGGCCAGTCGCTCAGGAACGAGCAGGTCAAGGTCTTCCGGAGCATGCGGCCGCTGGACCCGGCTCAGGTCGTGCGCGGGCAGTACACCGGCTACCGGGACCAGCCCGGCGTGGATCCGGCCTCGGACACGGAGACCTTCGTCGCGCTGCGCGTCGAGATCGACAACTGGCGTTGGGCAGGGGTCCCTTTCCTCCTGCGCTCGGGCAAGGCGCTGGCCGAGGGCCGGCACGTCGTCACCCTGGGCCTGCGCGAGCCCGTCCTCGGCATGTTCCCGCTGGACGCGCGGGCCGCTGCCGACGGCCGCGGCAACGAACTCGTCATCGACTTCGCCGATCCGGGCTCGATCACCGCCCGGTTCCTCGTCAAGAAGCCGGGACCCGCCATGCAGTTGGCGGAGGCCGACATGGTCTTCGGCTACCGGAGCTCCTTCACCGCCGACAACTCCCTGGAGGGCTACGAGCACCTCCTCCTGGAGGCCATGCTCGGTGACCAGTCCTTCTTCACCCGGTCCGACGGCATCGAGCGCCTCTGGGAGGTCGCGGCGCCGCTGCTCGAAGCACCCCGCCCCGTGGAGCCGTACGCCCCCGGCAGCTGGGGGCCGGACAGCATCGACGCGCTCGTCGCCCCCCACCGGTGGCACCTTCCCGACACACGCTGA
- a CDS encoding adenosine deaminase family protein codes for MIPSHLIGALSALALLAPASAYAASAPLAPPAPALAPARSGDFFADLPKGGDLHNHLSGAVTTEFLIELAAGDGLCITTDTTTAVPPPCGAGTRPAADAVSDAAFRQQVIRAWSMQDFPADGNGHDHFFATFGKFGEVPWRHPGRLLAEVAGSAARQNQFYLETMISPASGPARELADRVGFDADLDRMHDKLLAAGGLDAVVRQARADADSTDTEFRAAAHCDTPQPDAACSLPYRWISQVARAGTPQRVFTQMALGMRLAERDPRFVAVNLVQPEDDPVALRDYRLHMRMLNYLKTQYPKAHITLHAGELVPGLVKPEELTFHIREAAQTGRAERIGHGVSVLHEDRWESLMRYMAERRIAVEVPFHSNEQILRVSGEAHPFATYRRHGVPVVLATDDPGVSRIEITDEYRRAAEMYGLGYSELKDLARASLQHSFLPGRGLWNHDVRTGYRPVGACAGERQGAERPGERCARFLKASPKAQVEWRQEAAFQRFEAAHARTTRPGPR; via the coding sequence GTGATCCCATCCCACTTGATCGGTGCGCTCTCCGCGCTCGCCCTGCTCGCACCCGCCTCCGCGTACGCGGCATCCGCCCCCTTAGCGCCACCGGCTCCGGCCTTGGCCCCGGCCCGGTCGGGCGATTTCTTCGCCGACCTCCCCAAGGGCGGTGACCTGCACAACCATCTGTCCGGTGCGGTGACCACCGAGTTCCTGATCGAACTCGCCGCCGGGGACGGCCTGTGCATCACCACCGACACCACCACCGCCGTGCCCCCTCCGTGCGGGGCGGGCACCCGGCCCGCCGCCGACGCGGTCTCCGACGCGGCGTTCCGGCAGCAGGTCATCCGGGCCTGGTCGATGCAGGACTTTCCGGCCGACGGCAACGGCCACGACCACTTCTTCGCGACCTTCGGCAAGTTCGGCGAGGTGCCCTGGCGCCATCCCGGCCGGCTGCTCGCGGAGGTCGCGGGTTCCGCCGCCCGGCAGAACCAGTTCTATCTGGAGACCATGATCTCCCCGGCCTCCGGTCCGGCCCGTGAACTCGCCGACCGCGTCGGTTTCGACGCGGACCTCGACCGGATGCACGACAAGCTGCTGGCCGCCGGCGGTCTGGACGCGGTAGTCCGGCAGGCACGCGCCGACGCCGACAGCACCGACACCGAGTTCCGCGCCGCGGCGCACTGCGACACCCCGCAGCCCGATGCCGCGTGCTCCCTTCCGTACCGCTGGATCTCCCAAGTCGCCCGCGCCGGCACCCCGCAGCGGGTCTTCACCCAGATGGCCCTCGGCATGCGGCTGGCCGAACGCGACCCGCGCTTCGTCGCCGTCAACCTGGTGCAGCCGGAGGACGACCCGGTCGCCCTGCGCGACTACCGCCTGCACATGCGGATGCTGAACTACCTCAAGACCCAGTACCCGAAGGCGCACATCACCCTGCACGCGGGCGAGCTGGTGCCCGGCCTGGTCAAGCCGGAGGAGCTCACCTTCCACATCAGGGAGGCGGCGCAGACGGGCCGCGCGGAGCGGATCGGGCACGGCGTGTCCGTGCTGCACGAGGACCGCTGGGAGTCGCTCATGCGCTACATGGCCGAGCGGCGGATCGCGGTCGAGGTCCCCTTCCACAGCAACGAGCAGATCCTGCGGGTCTCCGGCGAGGCCCACCCCTTCGCCACCTACCGCCGCCACGGCGTCCCGGTCGTCCTGGCCACCGACGACCCGGGCGTGTCCCGGATCGAGATCACCGACGAGTACCGCCGGGCCGCCGAGATGTACGGGCTCGGCTACTCGGAGCTGAAGGACCTGGCCCGGGCCTCTCTGCAGCATTCGTTCCTGCCCGGCCGCGGCCTGTGGAACCATGACGTCCGCACCGGCTACCGGCCGGTCGGCGCGTGCGCCGGCGAGCGCCAGGGCGCCGAGCGTCCGGGCGAGCGGTGCGCCCGCTTCCTGAAGGCCAGCCCGAAGGCGCAGGTCGAGTGGCGGCAGGAGGCGGCCTTCCAGCGCTTCGAGGCCGCCCACGCCCGCACCACCCGCCCCGGCCCGCGCTGA
- a CDS encoding winged helix-turn-helix domain-containing protein, whose amino-acid sequence MLRLHFTAEDLARVKVEVLGPLAETSLGLWNLQRRDGRVLFGGWRARTGPLVTGDGPHAAQFLGSPAGGLVDLFTLVGTAGCMDEGLERLVSAPEGRLREEFGVCAGAGRRRARWLAGVMAADRQSVGRLAGALRDCHRVGVASYWGRIHQHLDGDVARRGRLMARGGVAALLDGMGPMVRWRPPVLEIPGYRPFVHPVADFHLAGRPLILAPSVFCGPVPQLFAGSGADGVVMVYPALHDPVDAAALWAPPADARRVDAPVPPALSALLGRTRAVVLCVIADHPASTTTQLARRAGISPASASEHATTLRAAGLTALARERKAALHTLTHLGLTLLNSTGCAGRRWPV is encoded by the coding sequence GTGTTGCGACTGCACTTCACCGCGGAGGACCTGGCTCGGGTGAAGGTCGAAGTGCTCGGTCCGCTCGCGGAGACCTCGCTCGGCCTGTGGAACCTCCAGCGGCGTGACGGCAGAGTCCTGTTCGGCGGCTGGCGTGCGCGTACGGGCCCGCTCGTCACCGGCGACGGACCGCACGCCGCGCAGTTCCTCGGCTCACCGGCCGGCGGGCTGGTGGACCTGTTCACCCTGGTGGGGACTGCGGGCTGCATGGACGAGGGGCTGGAGCGGTTGGTCAGTGCGCCCGAGGGCCGGCTGCGCGAGGAGTTCGGCGTGTGCGCCGGTGCGGGCAGGCGGCGGGCTCGGTGGCTGGCCGGGGTGATGGCGGCCGACCGGCAGTCCGTGGGGCGGCTCGCGGGGGCGCTGCGGGACTGCCACCGGGTGGGGGTCGCCTCGTACTGGGGCCGCATCCACCAGCACCTGGACGGCGACGTGGCACGCAGGGGGCGCCTCATGGCCCGGGGCGGAGTGGCGGCGCTGCTGGACGGCATGGGCCCGATGGTCCGGTGGAGGCCGCCGGTGCTGGAGATCCCCGGCTATCGCCCGTTCGTCCACCCGGTCGCCGACTTCCACCTGGCCGGGCGGCCACTGATCCTGGCGCCGTCGGTGTTCTGCGGGCCGGTACCCCAGCTGTTCGCCGGTTCCGGGGCCGACGGCGTGGTCATGGTCTATCCGGCCCTGCACGATCCGGTCGACGCGGCCGCTCTGTGGGCTCCCCCGGCTGACGCACGCCGGGTCGATGCTCCGGTGCCACCGGCTCTGTCCGCGCTCCTCGGACGTACCCGGGCGGTCGTCCTGTGCGTGATCGCCGACCATCCCGCGTCCACCACGACGCAGCTCGCCCGGCGGGCAGGCATCTCGCCGGCGAGCGCCAGCGAGCACGCCACCACGCTGCGCGCCGCCGGACTGACCGCCCTCGCCCGGGAGCGGAAGGCTGCCCTCCATACCCTGACCCACCTCGGCCTCACCTTGCTCAACAGCACCGGTTGTGCGGGTCGGCGGTGGCCGGTTTGA
- a CDS encoding VOC family protein, translating to MERVLGIGGYFLRASDPAALSAWYRDCLGLDADEHGLWQQGAGPTVFATFEPETDYFGSRTQRTMLNFRVRDLDAMLVQLRAAGADVADETQDMEGVGRFGWVTDPEGNRVELWQPA from the coding sequence ATGGAACGTGTGCTTGGAATCGGCGGATACTTCCTGCGGGCCTCCGACCCGGCGGCCCTGAGCGCGTGGTACCGCGACTGCCTGGGGCTGGACGCAGATGAGCATGGCCTCTGGCAGCAGGGCGCCGGGCCGACGGTGTTCGCGACGTTCGAGCCCGAGACCGACTACTTCGGGTCCCGCACCCAGCGCACCATGCTCAACTTCCGGGTCCGCGACCTCGACGCGATGCTCGTGCAGTTGCGGGCCGCGGGGGCGGACGTGGCGGACGAAACACAGGACATGGAAGGTGTGGGTCGCTTCGGCTGGGTCACCGACCCCGAGGGCAACCGGGTCGAGCTGTGGCAGCCCGCCTGA
- a CDS encoding SpoIIE family protein phosphatase produces the protein MQTDPTASGDGASPEVLALAKVVARLRTEVADLEGLASGAAVLERAKGVLMAREGVSADEAYELLVEHAGRRRRTLMEECWITLGGIRSRTAAPPPQPVAPGTTSTAAAPDRPRSVFRSDRCLTSDRDAAGSRVLLAGLAAALADARSTGDAAEVLHGALRLPLGVDGVMIYTLDGAGGLELIGRSGIDEVLAAQWRDIPPSAGVAALEAITSGEPRWLDDPERDPEKYRLIGSPGRWPTRAWIPVPGEETVTCAVGFFRKVATPFGSDDRALLQQAVRLCGGPLRVLEHRPARPADPEVAAVQRILDTVSGAAILLTPLRAPSGEVEDYRIEAAAPDSVDVAGRQGRELVGRRILETYPTVAGTPLWQGYLDALDTGATYEGEPFSYQEVTAGIPETSVYSVRATRLAGRLMVSWIRHDTTAREIRRLATMQRLGNLGWADWNLTTDTVNWSDQVYAIFDRPPDQGPMRLEELPQHLVPDDLPALADAVQRLLGDGTPIDQSFRISIADGVRHLRIVAEAETDAYGTPVEVHGFFQDLTPQRDTELALIESERAVLVQRGVLQAERAIAARLQHALLPIPEQSIELVGLRVDIAYVPSDTGVNVGGDWYSAIELPDKSALFVVGDVAGHGLDAVGTMAQLRFTAKGMIITGSALPDAMGRLNTLLLHTATTPSATTATMIMARYSPVERRLAWVRAGHLPPLLVRGGVARFLPLPEGNLLGASFDSVYAEVTLDLEPGDHLLLYTDGLIEVPGEDMDCGLGRLAEAAAGAMGGGSPDLLPRLLAALHPAGQDDVCVLDIHLPAEPEQRAGT, from the coding sequence GTGCAGACGGATCCGACGGCTTCGGGCGACGGTGCGTCGCCCGAGGTACTCGCCCTGGCCAAGGTCGTGGCCAGGCTCCGGACCGAGGTGGCGGACCTGGAAGGCCTTGCCTCCGGCGCGGCGGTACTGGAGCGGGCGAAGGGCGTGCTGATGGCCCGGGAGGGCGTGTCGGCCGATGAGGCGTACGAGCTGCTCGTAGAACACGCCGGGCGCCGGCGCAGAACCCTGATGGAGGAGTGCTGGATCACCCTCGGCGGGATCCGGTCCCGGACCGCCGCACCGCCTCCGCAGCCCGTGGCCCCCGGCACGACGAGCACCGCTGCGGCCCCGGACCGCCCCCGGTCCGTCTTCAGGTCGGACCGCTGCCTCACCAGCGACCGCGATGCCGCCGGCTCGCGTGTGCTCCTGGCAGGCCTGGCCGCCGCGCTGGCGGACGCCCGCAGCACGGGCGATGCCGCGGAGGTCCTGCACGGGGCGCTGCGCCTTCCCCTCGGCGTGGACGGCGTGATGATCTACACCTTGGACGGGGCCGGGGGGCTGGAGCTCATCGGCCGTTCCGGGATCGATGAGGTACTGGCCGCGCAGTGGCGGGACATCCCGCCGTCGGCCGGCGTCGCCGCGCTGGAGGCGATCACCTCCGGTGAGCCGCGATGGCTGGACGATCCGGAGCGGGACCCCGAGAAGTACCGGCTCATCGGGTCGCCCGGGCGATGGCCGACCCGCGCGTGGATCCCCGTACCGGGCGAGGAGACGGTCACCTGCGCCGTCGGATTCTTCCGGAAGGTCGCCACCCCCTTCGGCAGCGACGACCGGGCCCTGCTGCAACAGGCCGTTCGCCTGTGCGGCGGCCCCCTGCGCGTCCTCGAGCACCGCCCTGCCCGGCCGGCGGACCCGGAGGTTGCCGCCGTCCAGAGGATCCTCGATACGGTGTCCGGTGCGGCGATCCTTCTCACGCCCCTGCGTGCGCCGAGCGGCGAGGTGGAGGACTACCGCATCGAGGCGGCCGCTCCGGACTCGGTGGACGTGGCGGGCCGCCAAGGCAGGGAACTGGTGGGCCGGAGGATCCTGGAGACCTATCCGACCGTGGCCGGAACACCCTTGTGGCAGGGCTACCTCGACGCCCTGGACACCGGAGCCACCTACGAGGGCGAGCCGTTCTCGTACCAGGAGGTGACGGCGGGGATCCCCGAGACGTCCGTCTACTCCGTGCGCGCCACGCGGCTGGCCGGCCGGCTCATGGTCTCGTGGATCCGCCACGACACCACCGCACGCGAGATCCGCCGGCTGGCCACCATGCAGCGCCTGGGCAACCTCGGCTGGGCCGACTGGAATCTGACCACCGACACGGTCAACTGGTCCGACCAGGTGTACGCGATCTTCGACCGCCCGCCCGACCAGGGGCCCATGAGGCTGGAGGAGCTCCCGCAGCACCTCGTTCCGGACGACCTGCCCGCTCTCGCCGACGCCGTTCAGCGGCTGCTGGGAGACGGTACGCCGATCGACCAGTCCTTCCGCATCAGCATCGCCGACGGGGTCCGGCACCTGCGCATCGTCGCCGAGGCCGAGACGGACGCCTACGGGACCCCCGTCGAGGTGCACGGCTTCTTCCAGGACCTCACCCCCCAACGGGACACCGAGCTGGCCCTGATCGAGAGCGAACGGGCCGTGCTCGTCCAACGGGGCGTGCTCCAGGCCGAACGGGCCATCGCCGCACGCCTCCAGCATGCTCTGCTGCCCATTCCGGAACAGTCGATCGAGCTGGTGGGTCTGCGCGTCGACATCGCCTACGTGCCCTCGGACACCGGAGTGAACGTAGGCGGTGACTGGTACAGCGCCATCGAACTGCCCGACAAGAGCGCCCTCTTCGTGGTCGGGGACGTCGCGGGCCATGGCCTGGATGCCGTCGGGACCATGGCCCAGCTGCGGTTCACCGCCAAGGGCATGATCATCACCGGCTCTGCGCTGCCCGATGCCATGGGCCGGCTCAACACTCTCCTCCTGCACACGGCCACCACCCCGTCCGCCACCACGGCCACCATGATCATGGCGCGCTACAGCCCGGTGGAGCGGCGTCTCGCGTGGGTGCGGGCCGGGCATCTGCCGCCCCTGCTGGTCCGCGGGGGAGTGGCTCGCTTCCTCCCCCTGCCGGAGGGCAACCTCCTCGGGGCGTCCTTCGACTCCGTGTACGCGGAGGTGACGCTGGACCTGGAGCCCGGCGATCATCTCCTCCTGTACACCGACGGGCTCATCGAAGTACCCGGGGAGGACATGGACTGCGGTCTCGGCCGGCTCGCCGAGGCGGCCGCCGGGGCCATGGGCGGGGGATCTCCCGACCTCCTGCCCCGGCTCCTGGCGGCCCTGCATCCTGCCGGGCAGGACGACGTGTGCGTCCTGGACATCCACCTTCCGGCGGAACCGGAACAACGCGCCGGCACGTGA
- a CDS encoding hemerythrin domain-containing protein, translating into MGHGGDVIAELTTDHQEVEDFFKNIQALPSGDPRRKRYADKLTIELVRHSVAEEEYLYPAVREHLPDGDAIADKELEDHAAAERIMKDLEGCDAADPRFDGLVDKLMTEIREHIADEEGSLFPRLRAQCSADVLGELGDKVRSAKKTAPTRPHPSAPDKPPANKLLAPGVGLVDRLRDAMSGRGKDS; encoded by the coding sequence ATGGGACACGGCGGTGACGTCATCGCAGAGCTGACCACCGACCACCAGGAGGTGGAGGATTTCTTCAAGAACATCCAGGCGCTGCCCTCCGGGGACCCCCGCAGGAAGCGGTACGCGGACAAGCTGACCATCGAACTGGTCCGGCACTCCGTGGCCGAGGAGGAGTACCTGTACCCGGCGGTGCGCGAGCACCTGCCCGACGGGGACGCCATCGCGGACAAGGAGCTGGAGGACCACGCGGCGGCCGAGCGGATCATGAAGGACCTCGAAGGGTGCGACGCCGCTGACCCCCGGTTCGACGGACTGGTCGACAAGCTGATGACCGAAATCCGCGAGCACATCGCCGACGAGGAGGGCAGCCTCTTCCCGCGGCTGCGCGCCCAGTGCTCGGCGGACGTGCTGGGCGAGCTCGGCGACAAGGTCCGTTCCGCCAAGAAGACCGCACCGACCCGCCCGCACCCGTCCGCCCCGGACAAGCCGCCGGCCAACAAACTGCTCGCACCCGGAGTCGGCCTCGTCGACCGCCTCCGCGACGCGATGAGCGGGCGCGGCAAGGATTCCTGA
- a CDS encoding PRC-barrel domain-containing protein, translating into MHDDMWAYRSGIVHPTGEDLTGFKVEAADGSIGKVDKHSAEVSDAYLVVDTGVWIFGKEVLIPAGTVTGIDRETHTVHVDRTKEQIKAAPEFHRENHLADPDYRVQISKYYGATGRLGGPFV; encoded by the coding sequence ATGCACGACGACATGTGGGCCTACCGGTCCGGAATCGTCCACCCGACCGGGGAGGACCTCACCGGATTCAAGGTGGAGGCGGCCGACGGGAGCATCGGCAAGGTCGACAAGCACTCGGCGGAGGTCTCGGACGCGTACCTGGTCGTCGACACGGGAGTCTGGATCTTCGGCAAGGAGGTGCTGATCCCGGCCGGGACGGTGACCGGCATCGACCGGGAGACGCACACGGTGCACGTGGACCGCACCAAGGAGCAGATCAAGGCGGCCCCGGAATTCCACCGCGAGAACCACCTGGCCGACCCGGACTACCGCGTCCAGATCTCCAAGTACTACGGAGCCACCGGCCGGCTCGGCGGGCCCTTCGTGTAG
- a CDS encoding glycoside hydrolase family 2 protein, with translation MSQVPRPARARRRRVAAVALALLGLLLAPAALPSAASPRSPSGTGPAPAATRVAAGGTAALAGYAIRSTAEVPDTAAAVSTPGYATAGWHRAGPRSTVLAALVADGTHPDPFYSTDQQRIPRGDFSVPWWFRSDFTLPDTSERTSLDFSGVVSAADVYVNGRQVASAADVAGVYTRHELDITALVRAGTNTVAFRVRPNDPRKHLTLGWLDWLQPPPDANMGLVRDVLVRRRGPVSLHDAHVVTRLELPTPSPTATVAAASAELTVKAQVRNDSQESATTIVTATVSGTGIVLREDVVLRAGEVRTLIFSPDRHPQLRLAQPALWWPAGMGAQNLYGLDLTATVAGSRSDSVRHTFGIREVKAPLNSAGARQYSVNGRPLLIRGAGWSADELLRWDTTAAEDRIRAALDAGLNTLRLEGHLEPDEFFDLADRHGILTLPGWECCNKWEGPVNPSGSGEKWGAADRLTARASMAAEAARLRSHPSVLSFLIGSDFAPDAATERDYLDALHAADWPTPVIPAAADVTTALSGPSGMRMPGPYDWVPPSYWYDKREGGATGFNSETSAGPSVPTLDTLRRMLSPAELETLWKSPSAPQYHRSPSPTYNTLKLFNDALARRYGAPHGLGDYVAKAQLSQYENVRAQFEAYARNATDASAPSTGVIYWMFNSGWTSLHWQLIDRYLDRGGAYYGAKKANEPLHIQYSYDDRTVAVINRRPAAVSGLTARVTLFGTDGTSRYDRTVRGLQVGGDGARTTALTVPALAEGQDLPDSTYLARLTLTDGAGREVSRNVYWLSTRPDVLDYGSSDWYHTPVTAHGDLTGLKSLAAATVTATARTTQHAGGRSTTTVTVRNTGSGNTPALLTDVRLVDGLDAPVLPVRWDDNQISLWPGESAVLTAEYRAADVRGDAPRIRISGWNTPTTHITPDPS, from the coding sequence GTGTCCCAAGTCCCCCGCCCCGCTCGCGCCCGGCGACGCCGCGTGGCCGCCGTGGCGCTGGCCTTGCTGGGCCTGCTGCTCGCCCCGGCCGCCCTGCCCTCCGCCGCGTCGCCCCGCTCGCCGTCCGGTACGGGTCCCGCGCCCGCCGCAACCCGGGTGGCGGCCGGCGGCACCGCGGCGCTGGCCGGGTACGCGATCCGGTCGACGGCCGAGGTCCCCGACACGGCGGCCGCCGTGTCCACACCCGGCTACGCGACGGCCGGGTGGCACCGGGCCGGGCCCCGTTCCACGGTGCTCGCCGCCCTGGTCGCCGACGGCACGCACCCGGACCCGTTCTACTCCACGGACCAGCAGCGCATCCCGCGCGGCGATTTCTCCGTGCCGTGGTGGTTCCGCAGCGACTTCACGCTTCCCGACACCTCGGAGCGCACGTCACTGGACTTCAGCGGGGTGGTCTCCGCGGCGGACGTGTACGTCAACGGCCGGCAGGTCGCCTCCGCGGCCGACGTGGCCGGTGTGTACACGCGGCACGAGCTCGACATCACCGCGCTCGTGCGGGCCGGCACGAACACGGTCGCCTTCCGGGTGCGGCCCAACGATCCGCGCAAACACCTCACGCTGGGCTGGCTGGACTGGCTGCAGCCCCCGCCCGACGCCAACATGGGTCTCGTCCGTGATGTCCTGGTCCGCCGCCGGGGACCGGTTTCGCTGCACGACGCCCATGTGGTGACGCGCCTGGAGCTCCCGACGCCATCCCCCACCGCCACCGTCGCCGCGGCCTCGGCCGAGCTGACCGTGAAGGCGCAGGTCCGCAACGACTCCCAGGAGAGCGCCACCACCATCGTCACCGCCACCGTCAGCGGCACCGGGATCGTGCTGCGCGAGGATGTCGTCCTGCGCGCCGGTGAGGTCCGTACGCTCATCTTCTCCCCGGACCGGCACCCTCAACTACGTCTGGCACAGCCCGCGTTGTGGTGGCCGGCCGGCATGGGAGCCCAGAACCTGTACGGGCTCGACCTGACGGCGACGGTGGCCGGCAGCCGCTCGGACTCGGTCCGCCACACCTTCGGGATCCGCGAGGTGAAGGCACCTCTCAACTCCGCCGGAGCCCGCCAGTACTCGGTCAACGGCCGCCCCCTCCTGATCCGTGGCGCGGGCTGGTCGGCCGACGAGCTGCTGCGCTGGGACACCACCGCCGCGGAGGACCGGATCAGGGCAGCGCTCGACGCGGGCCTCAACACGCTCCGGCTCGAAGGCCACCTCGAGCCGGACGAGTTCTTCGACCTCGCCGACCGGCACGGAATCCTCACCCTGCCCGGTTGGGAGTGCTGCAACAAGTGGGAGGGGCCGGTCAACCCCTCCGGTTCGGGCGAGAAATGGGGCGCCGCCGACCGTCTCACCGCCCGGGCGTCCATGGCGGCCGAGGCCGCCCGGCTGCGCAGCCACCCCAGCGTCCTGTCCTTCCTCATCGGCAGCGACTTCGCACCCGACGCGGCGACCGAACGGGACTACCTTGACGCCCTGCACGCCGCCGACTGGCCCACCCCGGTGATCCCCGCCGCCGCCGACGTCACCACGGCCCTGAGCGGCCCCTCCGGCATGCGGATGCCCGGACCCTACGACTGGGTCCCGCCCTCGTACTGGTACGACAAGCGCGAGGGCGGCGCGACGGGATTCAACTCCGAGACGAGCGCCGGACCCTCCGTCCCGACCCTGGACACGCTGCGCCGCATGCTCTCTCCGGCGGAACTCGAAACCCTCTGGAAGTCGCCGTCCGCCCCCCAGTACCACCGCTCCCCCTCCCCCACCTACAACACGCTCAAGCTGTTCAACGACGCCCTCGCCCGCCGCTACGGCGCTCCGCACGGTCTGGGGGACTACGTCGCCAAGGCCCAGCTCAGCCAGTACGAGAACGTCCGGGCGCAGTTCGAGGCGTACGCCCGCAACGCCACGGACGCGAGCGCCCCCTCGACCGGGGTCATCTACTGGATGTTCAACAGCGGCTGGACCTCACTGCACTGGCAGCTCATCGACCGCTACCTCGACCGGGGCGGCGCCTACTACGGCGCGAAGAAGGCCAACGAGCCCCTGCACATCCAGTACTCCTACGACGACCGGACGGTGGCCGTCATCAACCGGCGGCCGGCGGCCGTGTCCGGGCTCACCGCCCGGGTCACCCTCTTCGGCACCGACGGGACCTCCCGCTACGACCGCACCGTACGCGGGCTGCAGGTCGGCGGTGACGGGGCGAGGACCACCGCGCTGACCGTTCCGGCCCTCGCGGAGGGCCAAGACCTCCCTGACTCCACGTACCTCGCCCGGCTGACGCTCACCGACGGCGCCGGGCGCGAGGTCAGCCGCAACGTCTACTGGCTCTCCACCCGACCGGACGTCCTCGACTACGGCTCCAGCGACTGGTACCACACCCCGGTCACGGCCCATGGCGATCTGACCGGGCTGAAGTCCCTGGCGGCCGCCACCGTGACGGCGACCGCACGCACCACGCAGCACGCGGGTGGACGCTCCACCACCACGGTCACCGTCCGCAACACGGGCAGCGGCAACACGCCCGCGCTGCTTACCGATGTCCGGCTGGTCGACGGCCTGGACGCACCCGTGCTGCCGGTCCGGTGGGACGACAACCAGATCAGTCTCTGGCCCGGTGAGAGTGCCGTCCTGACCGCCGAGTACCGGGCGGCGGACGTCAGGGGTGACGCGCCCCGCATCCGGATCTCGGGGTGGAACACGCCCACCACGCACATCACCCCGGACCCTTCCTGA